One window of Planctomycetia bacterium genomic DNA carries:
- a CDS encoding alpha/beta hydrolase, which translates to MDWLYWILLVFGGLLLLCATGIGLFHLYSARYYRPIVLRIFEEKPFFKAHTAPPVFDAEEFRIPTTDGLSLAGSLIRSPATEKKGLVLFAPEFGGTRWTCMHYAGHLLDAGYDLFTFDFRNQGDSDYLEGYQPLQWVTQHELADVRAVLEFLKQAPFCSPDGIGFFGVSRGAGAGVVACAGDRFVKCLVTDGAFGTVATMIRFMIKWMSIYIHNTTVHQWIPKWIFGMLALSTLGEVHRRRQLTFPSVRNALRRLGTQKQRLYMIHGKADGYIRPEIALDLHKAAPRSLRQLWMVEGAKHNQAIDVAEDEYKLFTTSFFVEHLVTVPVPQSLPSIQLEQSKSRSDSKFSTAGI; encoded by the coding sequence GTGGATTGGTTGTATTGGATTTTGCTTGTTTTCGGTGGATTGTTATTGCTGTGTGCAACTGGCATTGGCCTGTTTCACCTCTATTCTGCCCGTTACTATCGTCCCATCGTGCTGCGCATTTTTGAAGAGAAGCCGTTTTTTAAAGCCCATACTGCACCGCCGGTCTTTGATGCCGAGGAATTCAGAATTCCCACTACTGATGGATTGTCGCTGGCGGGAAGCCTTATTCGTTCACCAGCAACGGAGAAAAAAGGACTGGTTCTTTTTGCTCCCGAATTTGGCGGTACTCGCTGGACATGTATGCATTATGCCGGGCATCTGCTGGATGCAGGGTATGACCTGTTTACCTTCGATTTCCGCAATCAGGGTGACAGTGATTACCTGGAAGGTTATCAGCCGCTGCAGTGGGTAACACAGCATGAACTGGCAGATGTTCGAGCAGTTCTCGAATTTCTCAAACAGGCCCCCTTCTGTTCACCTGATGGCATTGGTTTCTTCGGTGTCAGCCGCGGCGCGGGTGCCGGGGTTGTTGCCTGTGCAGGTGATCGTTTTGTCAAGTGCCTCGTGACTGATGGCGCATTTGGTACCGTGGCCACCATGATTCGATTCATGATCAAGTGGATGTCAATATATATTCACAATACCACCGTGCATCAGTGGATTCCCAAGTGGATATTCGGCATGCTGGCCCTCAGCACGCTTGGAGAAGTACATCGTCGCCGTCAACTGACATTCCCGTCTGTTCGTAATGCCTTGCGTCGTCTGGGCACACAGAAACAGCGGTTGTATATGATTCACGGCAAGGCCGATGGTTATATTCGTCCTGAAATAGCACTGGATTTGCACAAGGCGGCTCCACGATCACTGCGTCAATTATGGATGGTGGAAGGTGCCAAGCATAACCAGGCAATCGATGTTGCTGAAGACGAATACAAACTCTTTACCACCTCTTTCTTTGTCGAACATCTGGTAACCGTACCCGTTCCACAATCGTTGCCTTCGATACAACTGGAACAATCGAAGTCGCGAAGCGACTCGAAATTCAGTACCGCTGGTATCTAG